From the genome of Candidozyma auris chromosome 2, complete sequence, one region includes:
- the SMD2 gene encoding mRNA splicing protein SMD2: MSELIDRPRSELTESELQELEEFEFNHGPLSLIQNSVKTGAPVMIHCRNNHKLLAKVKAFDRHCNMILEDVKELWTETTRNSKGKIIKTTSKERFIVKLFLRGDSVIIVLKV, encoded by the exons ATGTC TGAACTTATAGATCGACCACGTTCAGAGCTTACGGAGAGTgaacttcaagagcttgaagagttcGAGTTCAATCATGGCCCACTATCGCTTATACAAAACTCAGTGAAGACAGGTGCACCTGTGATGATTCACTGCAGGAATAATCATAAGCTACTTGCTAAGGTGAAGGCGTTTGATAGGCATTGCAATATGATTCTAGAAGATGTTAAGGAACTCTGGACCGAAACAACGAGGAATAGCAAGGGCAAAATTATAAAGACAACGTCAAAGGAAAGATTTATTGTCAAGCTCTTTCTAAGAGGGGATTCTGTGATTATCGTGCTCAAAGTTTAG
- the MEC3 gene encoding Mec3p — MKLKLRTQSTETLRICFSQISNLRKFVVLRFSPEQLLAISIKDTSLNQEPQVWCKFRMSAIFNEIEVQSLRNDVVLLEINIDLFLQTLKHFEKANSQDLSIRLQRKDASVDGANTGGSRAASLALYYSEVTASANTVNHTFRIPVKILKGSTEILHEPELPKVDLMMRLPNEFSSTYKRLDKFKKNLAGDLVTIKASGKRGGYLGFVLHEEGKYRVTIRWNDKLVVHKPKVSSLDTDSLRAQALAEREEPVDEDDELEDTEIVVKLKDWKMASKIVSTCKTIIFLICHKEACVLHCLLDDTDDVEVLYFISGVKIRDMED; from the coding sequence ATGAAATTGAAACTCCGAACTCAAAGCACAGAGACATTGCGAATATGCTTCTCGCAAATAAGCAATCTACGAAAATTTGTCGTGTTGCGCTTCAGCCCTGAGCAACTTCTTGCTATTCTGATCAAAGACACGTCCTTGAATCAAGAGCCTCAAGTATGGTGTAAGTTTCGAATGCTGGCGATCTTCAATGAAATAGAGGTACAGAGTCTTCGAAACGACGTTGTATTGCTCGAGATCAACATTGACTTATTTCTCCAGACCCTAAAGCATTTTGAAAAGGCTAATAGTCAAGACTTGAGCATCAGATTGCAACGGAAAGACGCTTCGGTAGATGGAGCCAACACTGGAGGTAGCAGGGCGGCATCCTTGGCTTTATACTACTCAGAAGTCACGGCATCAGCAAATACTGTCAACCACACTTTCAGAATCCCCGTAAAGATCTTAAAGGGTTCAACTGAAATTCTCCACGAGCCTGAATTGCCTAAAGTTGATCTCATGATGCGACTTCCTAACGAATTCTCTTCGACTTACAAACGTTTAGATaaattcaagaagaacctAGCTGGTGATTTAGTCACGATAAAAGCTAGTGGAAAACGAGGTGGGTATTTGGGATTTGTTTTACATGAGGAAGGCAAATATCGAGTTACTATACGATGGAATGACAAATTGGTGGTGCATAAGCCCAAAGTTTCCAGCTTGGACACAGACAGTTTACGAGCACAAGCTTTGGCTGAAAGGGAAGAGCCTGTAgatgaagacgacgaaTTGGAAGACACAGAGATTGTTGTGAAGCTCAAAGACTGGAAGATGGCGTCGAAAATCGTTAGCACGTGTAAGACGATCATCTTTCTCATATGTCACAAGGAAGCATGCGTGCTACACTGCTTGCTCGACGATACTGATGATGTCGAGGTGTTATACTTTATAAGTGGAGTCAAGATCCGTGACATGGAGGACTAA
- the SER1 gene encoding O-phospho-L-serine:2-oxoglutarate transaminase: MSILDREEPHYFGAGPALLPSDVLKQAALDLITYGGENLGIGEISHRSKLAIEVIDETKANIKSLISVPDTHEVFFMQGGGTTGFSSIVYNLMANYAKKHSLKKGKAAYAVTGGWSKKASEEAQRLGFEVDVVYNGKEKKFGDIEPFSNWKPIDKENTAYLYVCDNETVHGNEFKTTPDTSYLPEGVELVADMSSNILSKKIDVSKYGVIMAGAQKNLGLAGLTIYIVKKSLLEQASDEELRQAGIPLCPIAFHYPTVVANNSAYNTIPIFTCQILRLVTDKLIAEGGIDVLEKKNIHKAELLYGALDKHSNLFNLPVTNHQVRSRMNVVFTLPTEEMTNEFLKGAQERNLTGLKGHRSVGGIRASIYNAVSLHSVELLVAYINDFAEAHQ, encoded by the coding sequence ATGTCGATTTTGGATCGTGAAGAGCCCCACTATTTTGGTGCGGGCCCAGCATTGTTGCCATCGGATGTTCTTAAACAGGCAGCTTTGGACTTGATCACATACGGTGGTGAAAATTTGGGTATTGGTGAGATCTCTCACCGTTCCAAGCTTGCTATCGAGGTAATTGACGAGACTAAGGCTAATATCAAGAGTTTGATTAGCGTCCCAGATACCCACGAGGTATTTTTCATGCAAGGTGGTGGTACCACAGGTTTCTCGTCCATTGTGTACAACTTGATGGCTAACTACGCAAAGAAGCACAGCCTCAAGAAAGGTAAGGCCGCATACGCTGTTACTGGTGGCTGGTCAAAGAAAGCTTCGGAAGAAGCCCAGCGCTTAGGCTTCGAGGTGGATGTTGTGTATAATggcaaagagaagaagttcgGCGATATAGAACCCTTCTCAAACTGGAAGCCCATTGACAAGGAGAACACTGCTTACCTTTATGTTTGTGACAATGAGACCGTTCATGGCAATGAATTTAAGACGACCCCCGATACTCTGTATTTGCCCGAAGGTGTGGAGTTAGTCGCAGATATGTCTTCCAACATcttgtcgaagaagataGACGTCAGCAAGTACGGCGTGATCATGGCCGGCGCACAGAAAAACCTCGGCTTAGCTGGCTTGACTATCTATATCGTGAAGAAGTCTTTGCTTGAGCAGGCATCTGACGAGGAGTTGAGGCAGGCTGGTATTCCGTTATGTCCCATCGCCTTCCACTACCCCACTGTTGTCGCAAACAATTCCGCCTACAATACTATTCCAATATTCACGTGTCAAATCTTGCGCTTAGTCACTGACAAGCTCATAGCAGAGGGTGGAATTGATGTCCTCGAGAAAAAGAACATCCACAAGGCTGAGCTCTTATATGGCGCTTTAGATAAACACTCAAATTTGTTTAACTTGCCAGTAACTAACCACCAGGTTCGTTCTCGCATGAATGTTGTATTCACTCTACCAACTGAAGAAATGACCAATGAATTTCTCAAGGGAGCTCAAGAGAGAAACTTGACTGGGTTAAAGGGTCACAGATCTGTGGGAGGCATCAGAGCATCTATCTACAATGCTGTTTCGCTTCACAGCGTTGAGCTTTTGGTTGCCTACATAAATGATTTTGCTGAAGCCCATCAATGA
- a CDS encoding GTPase GUF1, whose amino-acid sequence MYLSALRRNLASRFRFPSSRSLSGTAIAHNNPTTLVPQNRIPILDKDTYLKSIHERIEKIPLENYRNFSIVAHVDHGKSTLSDRLLELTGVIEPGSNKQVLDKLDVERERGITVKAQTCMMFYQDPETKEDYLLHLVDTPGHVDFRAEVSRSYASCGGALLIVDASQGVQAQTVANFYLAYSMNLKLIPVINKIDLDAADIPRAMDQVEQTFELPREDCIPVSAKTGLHVEQVLLSIVKNIPPPDGNPKGKFRGLLVDSWHDPYLGVVMLMYIKDGMIKKGMKLLSAHTNKKYDVKEVGVMYPEKLPMSHVKAGQVAYVIPGMRNPREAMVGDTFFQNGNNAGLEPLPGFEEPKPMVFVGAFPADGGEFKQMNDHMEHLVLNDRSVTLQKETSNALGLGWRLGFLGSLHASVFQERLEKEYGAKIILTAPTVPYKVIYKDGTEKIVSNPSDFPGVDKKHQNVESIQEPFVNAIITIPDEYVGTVMSLCDNARGVQKELEYLQTGQVLLKYEIPMAQLVEDFFGKLKGLTKGYASLDYEDAGYQPSDVVKLELCVNGEPQDALTQIIHKSQSQQRGREYVTRFKEFLKSQLFEVAIQAKVSNKVVARETIKAKRKDVTQRLHAADISRRKKLLERQKEGKKQMRATGRIQINNEAYQAFLRR is encoded by the coding sequence ATGTACCTCTCGGCTCTACGAAGGAACCTTGCAAGTCGATTTCGATTTCCATCGTCCAGGAGTCTTAGTGGGACTGCAATAGCTCATAATAACCCCACCACGTTAGTCCCACAAAATCGGATTCCCATACTTGATAAGGATACTTATCTCAAATCGATTCACGAAAGAATAGAAAAAATACCTCTAGAAAACTATAGAAACTTCAGCATTGTTGCACATGTCGATCATGGCAAATCAACCCTTTCAGATAGACTATTGGAGCTTACAGGGGTCATTGAGCCGGGCTCTAACAAGCAGGTTCTTGATAAGCTAGATGTGGAAAGAGAACGAGGCATCACCGTGAAAGCCCAGACATGTATGATGTTCTACCAGGACCCAGAAACGAAAGAGGACTATTTATTACATTTGGTGGACACACCAGGGCACGTCGATTTTCGTGCTGAAGTGTCACGTTCTTATGCCTCCTGTGGAGGTGCTCTCCTTATCGTGGATGCGTCGCAAGGTGTTCAAGCACAAACCGTGGCAAACTTCTACTTGGCATACAGCATGAATCTTAAGTTGATCCCAGTCATTAATAAAATTGATCTTGATGCTGCTGATATCCCTCGCGCCATGGACCAAGTGGAGCAAACATTTGAATTGCCAAGGGAGGATTGTATACCTGTGAGCGCCAAAACGGGGCTTCACGTGGAGCAAGTGCTTTTAAGCATCGTCAAAAACATACCGCCTCCTGATGGCAACCCCAAAGGCAAGTTTCGTGGGCTCCTCGTGGACTCTTGGCACGATCCTTACTTAGGTGTCGTGATGCTCATGTATATTAAGGACGGGATGATCAAAAAAGGCATGAAGCTTCTCTCTGCACACACAAACAAGAAGTATGATGTGAAGGAGGTCGGTGTGATGTATCCTGAGAAGCTTCCCATGAGCCATGTCAAAGCTGGTCAAGTAGCCTATGTTATCCCCGGCATGCGCAACCCGAGAGAAGCTATGGTTGGTGATACATTTTTCCAGAATGGTAATAATGCTGGTCTTGAGCCACTACCAGGTTTTGAGGAGCCAAAACCTATGGTTTTTGTAGGAGCGTTTCCCGCTGATGGGGGTGAGTTTAAGCAAATGAACGATCATATGGAGCACCTCGTTCTTAATGACAGATCAGTGACCCTACAGAAGGAGACTTCCAACGCGTTAGGGCTTGGATGGAGACTTGGGTTTTTAGGCTCACTTCACGCTTCCGTTTTCCAAGAAAGACTCGAAAAAGAGTATGGCGCTAAAATCATCTTGACAGCTCCAACGGTTCCTTATAAAGTGATCTACAAAGACGGAACTGAGAAGATTGTTTCAAACCCTTCGGACTTTCCAGGTGTCGACAAAAAGCACCAAAATGTGGAGCTGATTCAAGAGCCTTTCGTGAATGCTATCATTACCATTCCAGATGAATACGTCGGAACTGTCATGTCGCTATGCGATAATGCCAGAGGTGTCCAAAAGGAGCTCGAGTACTTGCAAACAGGACAAGTCTTGCTCAAATACGAGATTCCAATGGcacaacttgttgaggaTTTCTTCGGAAAGCTCAAAGGTCTCACGAAAGGATACGCCTCCTTGGACTACGAGGACGCGGGTTATCAACCATCTGATGTTGTGAAGTTAGAGCTCTGTGTTAATGGTGAGCCTCAGGATGCATTAACACAAATTATTCATAAATCTCAATCCCAACAGCGTGGTAGGGAATATGTCACTCGCTTCAAAGAATTTTTAAAATCACAGCTTTTTGAGGTTGCTATTCAGGCGAAGGTCCTGAACAAGGTTGTTGCTCGGGAAACAATCAAAGCCAAGAGAAAAGATGTGACTCAGCGTCTACACGCTGCTGATATctcgagaagaaaaaaattgctAGAGAGGCAAAAGGAGGGAAAGAAACAGATGAGGGCTACTGGCCGAATTCAAATAAACAACGAGGCATACCAGGCATTCTTACGTCGTTAG
- the ILV1 gene encoding threonine ammonia-lyase ILV1 gives MLQQARYGVTLLGSRASTLRSCTIQRTFKSSASVSQKKYPELKNVEYDAEGNPDYTKLILTSRVYDVVDKGGSPLTHAVNLSHRCNAKVYLKREDLLPVFSFKLRGAYNMIAKLHSNSNTPLNGVIACSAGNHAQGVAYSAAKLNIPSTIVMPTATPSIKYSNVSRLGSQVVLYGEDFDAAKQECARLSELDNLTNIPPFNHPYVIAGQGTVGLELTTQLILDDLDAVFVPVGGGGLIAGIAAYLKMVAPHVKVIGVETYDADALYRSLQQKDQVELDSVGVFADGTAVKILGDETWRLCEKYVDEVVRVDTDELCAAIKDVFEDTRSIVEPSGALGVAGMKKYIANTSDKIDHRKKTYVPILSGANMNFDRLRFVSERAVLGEGREVSFVVSIPDRPGEFVKLQNIIHPRSITEFSYRLVNSEHPANIFVSFNVVNKAKEVPAIMEAMDKHDFKYLDISHNELAKTHGRYLVGGKPTESTLKPGQEKLYQFEFPERPGALTKFLQAMKDNWNITLFHYRNHGNDVSKVLCGFVLPETALEEDFKSFLDQIGYKYIDETDNIIYKKFLCN, from the coding sequence ATGTTACAGCAAGCACGCTATGGTGTGACGTTGTTAGGTAGTAGAGCTTCAACATTGCGCTCATGTACAATACAAAGAACTTTTAAATCATCAGCTCTGGTCTCTCAGAAAAAGTACCCCGAGCTTAAGAACGTTGAGTACGACGCAGAAGGTAACCCAGACTACACCAAATTAATCTTGACGTCCAGAGTCTACGATGTTGTGGACAAAGGTGGGTCTCCATTGACACACGCTGTGAACTTGTCTCACCGTTGTAATGCCAAAGTGTATTTAAAACGTGAGGATCTCTTGCCcgtcttctctttcaaattGCGTGGTGCCTATAATatgattgcaaaattgcATTCAAACTCAAATACCCCCCTTAATGGTGTCATTGCTTGCTCTGCCGGAAATCATGCCCAGGGAGTTGCTTActcggctgcaaaactAAATATTCCATCCACAATTGTTATGCCCACTGCTACTCCATCCATCAAATACTCCAACGTTTCCAGACTTGGATCGCAAGTTGTCTTGTACGGCGAAGACTTCGATGCTGCCAAACAAGAGTGTGCAAGGTTGAGTGAGCTTGACAATTTGACAAATATTCCTCCTTTCAACCATCCGTATGTTATCGCTGGTCAGGGTACTGTTGGGTTGGAGTTAACTACACAGCTTattcttgatgacttgGATGCAGTTTTTGTACCAGTAGGTGGAGGAGGATTAATTGCTGGTATTGCTGCCTACTTAAAAATGGTGGCTCCTCACGTCAAGGTCATCGGAGTTGAGACTTATGATGCCGATGCTTTGTACCGCTCATTGCAGCAGAAAGATCAGGTTGAACTCGATCTGGTGGGTGTGTTCGCCGATGGTACTGCTGTCAAAATCCTCGGTGACGAAACTTGGAGACTTTGTGAAAAGTACGTGGATGAAGTTGTCCGAGTGGACACCGATGAGCTTTGTGCAGCCATCAAGGATGTCTTTGAGGACACAAGACTGATCGTTGAGCCATCAGGAGCACTTGGTGTCGCTGGTATGAAGAAGTACATCGCTAATACAAGTGACAAGATTGACCACAGGAAAAAAACTTACGTTCCTATCCTTTCTGGTGCAAATATGAATTTTGATAGATTACGTTTCGTCAGTGAAAGAGCTGTGCTTGGTGAAGGTAGGGAAGTTTCATTCGTTGTTTCCATCCCAGACAGACCTGGTGAGTTTGTGAAGCTTCAGAACATCATCCACCCAAGATCCATCACTGAATTTTCTTACAGACTTGTCAATTCTGAGCATCCAGCTAATATTTTCGTCAGTTTCAACGTTGTAAACAAGGCAAAGGAGGTGCCTGCCATTATGGAGGCTATGGACAAGCACGACTTCAAATATCTCGATATTTCTCACAACGAATTAGCAAAAACACACGGCCGTTACTTAGTGGGTGGTAAGCCAACCGAGAGCACACTCAAACCTGGTCAGGAGAAGTTGTATCAGTTTGAATTTCCTGAGAGACCGGGCGCATTAACCAAGTTCTTGCAAGCCATGAAAGACAACTGGAACATCACGTTATTTCATTACAGAAACCATGGGAATGACGTGAGCAAAGTATTGTGTGGCTTTGTACTTCCAGAGACagctttggaagaagacttcaagagcttcttggatCAAATTGGTTACAAATACATTGACGAGACCGACAACATCATATACAAAAAGTTCTTGTGCAATTAA
- the RPS10 gene encoding 40S ribosomal protein eS10: protein MLIPKDDRKKIHQYLFQEGVVVAEKDFNKPKHEEIDTKNLYVIKALQSLTSKGYVKTQFSWQWYYYTLTDEGVEYLRNELNIPEGILPLTRLKGAPAQRPRPAIRGGPQRRFGGDSYRRRARD from the exons ATGTTGATTCCAAAGGACgacagaaagaagatccACCAATACCTCTTCCAAG AGGGTGTTGTTGTCGCTGAGAAGGACTTCAACAAGCCAAAGCACGAGGAGATCGACACCAAGAACTTGTACGTTATCAAGGCTTTGCAGTCTTTGACCTCTAAGGGTTACGTCAAGACCCAGTTCTCTTGGCAATGGTACTACTACACCTTGACTGACGAAGGTGTTGAGTACCTCAGAAACGAGTTGAACATTCCAGAGGGTATCTTGCCTTTGACCAGATTGAAGGGTGCTCCAGCTCAGAGACCAAGACCTGCCATCAGAGGTGGTCCTCAGAGAAGATTTGGTGGTGACTCctacagaagaagagccagagaTTAA